A single window of Helicobacter pylori NCTC 11637 = CCUG 17874 = ATCC 43504 = JCM 12093 DNA harbors:
- a CDS encoding META domain-containing protein: MNLRLAGASVLTACVFSGCFFLKMFDKKLSSNDWHIQKVEMNHQVYDIETMLADSAFREHEEEQDSSLNTALPEDKAALEAKEQEQKEKRKHWYELFKKKPKPKSSMGEFVFDQKENRIYGKGYCNRYFASYVWQGDKHIGIEDSGISRKVCRDEHLMAFELEFMENFKGNFTVTKGKDTLILDNQKMKIYLKTP; this comes from the coding sequence TTGAACTTGCGATTGGCTGGAGCAAGCGTTTTAACGGCTTGTGTCTTTTCGGGGTGTTTTTTTTTAAAAATGTTTGATAAAAAACTTTCTAGCAATGATTGGCATATCCAAAAAGTAGAAATGAACCATCAAGTGTATGATATTGAAACCATGCTCGCTGATAGCGCTTTTAGAGAGCATGAAGAAGAGCAAGATTCCTCTCTAAATACCGCTTTACCTGAAGATAAAGCAGCGCTTGAAGCCAAAGAGCAGGAGCAAAAGGAAAAAAGAAAACACTGGTATGAGCTTTTCAAAAAGAAGCCAAAGCCTAAAAGCTCTATGGGAGAGTTTGTGTTTGACCAAAAAGAAAATCGTATTTATGGGAAAGGCTATTGCAACCGGTATTTTGCCAGCTATGTATGGCAGGGCGATAAGCACATTGGGATTGAAGATAGCGGGATTTCAAGAAAAGTGTGTAGAGATGAGCATTTGATGGCGTTTGAATTGGAATTTATGGAGAATTTTAAGGGTAATTTTACGGTAACTAAGGGCAAGGACACGCTCATTTTAGACAACCAAAAAATGAAAATTTATTTGAAAACGCCTTGA
- a CDS encoding cytochrome-c peroxidase produces MKKSVLLGVCLAFSCTHALNDMDLIKKARESQLEPMPMGKALKEYQIKKTRDVGIGTKNSEIMTSAQVELGKMLYFDPRISTSYLVSCNTCHNLGLGGVDLVPSAIGSQWKKNPHLLSSPTVYNSVFNDVQFWDGRVTHLNEQAQGPIQSSFEMGADPKVVVEKINSMPGYVKLFRKAYGSKVKIDFKLIADSIAMFEATLITPSRYDDFLRGNPKALSKAEKEGLNLFISKGCVACHNGINLGGTMQPFGVVKPYKFANVGDFKGDKNGLVKVPTLRNITETMPYFHNGQFWDVKDAIKEMGSIQLGIEISDEEAKKIETFFEALKGKKPKILYPELPVMTDKTPKPSF; encoded by the coding sequence ATGAAAAAATCCGTTTTATTGGGCGTTTGCTTGGCTTTTTCTTGCACTCATGCTTTAAACGATATGGATTTGATCAAGAAAGCTAGGGAAAGCCAATTAGAGCCTATGCCTATGGGCAAAGCGCTCAAAGAATACCAGATCAAAAAAACCAGAGATGTGGGTATTGGCACCAAAAACAGCGAGATCATGACCTCCGCTCAAGTGGAATTAGGCAAAATGCTCTATTTTGACCCTAGGATTTCCACTTCCTATCTTGTGTCTTGCAATACATGCCATAATCTGGGCTTAGGCGGGGTGGATTTAGTCCCAAGCGCTATAGGTTCTCAATGGAAGAAAAACCCCCACCTTTTAAGCTCCCCAACGGTGTATAACTCTGTGTTTAACGATGTGCAGTTTTGGGATGGGAGGGTTACGCATTTAAACGAACAAGCACAAGGACCCATCCAGTCTTCTTTTGAAATGGGGGCTGATCCTAAAGTGGTGGTAGAAAAAATCAATTCCATGCCAGGCTATGTCAAGCTCTTTAGAAAAGCTTATGGCTCTAAAGTCAAAATTGATTTTAAATTGATCGCTGATAGTATCGCTATGTTTGAAGCCACGCTCATCACCCCAAGCCGTTATGATGATTTTTTAAGAGGCAATCCTAAAGCGCTCAGTAAAGCCGAAAAAGAAGGGCTGAATTTATTCATTTCTAAAGGCTGTGTGGCTTGCCATAACGGCATCAATCTTGGGGGAACGATGCAGCCTTTTGGGGTGGTCAAACCTTATAAATTCGCTAATGTGGGCGATTTCAAAGGCGATAAAAACGGGCTTGTGAAAGTGCCTACTTTAAGGAATATCACCGAAACGATGCCCTATTTCCATAACGGGCAATTTTGGGATGTCAAGGATGCGATTAAAGAAATGGGCTCTATCCAGTTAGGCATTGAAATCAGCGATGAAGAAGCGAAAAAAATTGAAACCTTCTTTGAAGCCTTAAAGGGTAAAAAACCTAAAATACTCTATCCAGAACTCCCTGTAATGACAGACAAAACCCCTAAACCCTCTTTTTGA
- the dnaE gene encoding DNA polymerase III subunit alpha — translation MKENKAFTHLHLHTEYSLLDGANKIKILAKRVKELGMKSVSVTDHGNMFGAIDFYTSMKKEGIKPIIGMEAYIHNDDNLSSKETKQRFHLCLFAKNQEGYENLMFLSSMAYLEGFYYFPRINKKLLKEHSKGIIASSACLQGEVNYHLNTNNERNRKYGAKGYDEAKRIACEYQEIFEDDFYLEIMRHGILDQRFIDEQVIKMSLETGLKIIATNDTHYTMPNDAKAQEVAMCVAMGKTLNDKGRLKHSVHEFYIKSPEEMAKLFADIPEALENTQEIADKCVLEIDLKDDKKNPPTPPSFKFTKAYAQNEGLDFEDDASYFAHKAREGLKERLILVSKEKHDQYKERLEKEIEVITNMKFPGYMLIVWDFIRYAKEMGIPVGPGRGSAAGSLVAFALKITDIDPLKYDLLFERFLNPERVSMPDIDTDFCQRRRKEIIEYMIEKYGKYNVAQVITFNKMLAKGVIRDVARVLDMPYKEADDFAKLIPNRLGITLKGYEKNGEFIEGAWELEPKIKELVESNELAKQVWEYSLNLENLNRNAGVHAAALVVDSQKELWHKTPLFASEKTGGIVTQYSMKYLEPVDLIKFDFLGLKTLTVIDDALKIIKTQHNIDVDFLALDMDDPKVYKTIQSGDTVGIFQIESGMFQGLNKRLRPSSFEDIIAIIALGRPGPMESGMVDDFVNRKHGIEPIAYAFKELEPILKPTYGTIVYQEQVMQIVQTIGGFSLGEADLIRRAMGKKDAQIMADNKAKFVEGAKNLGHDGQKAANLWDLIVKFAGYGFNKSHSAAYAMITFQTAYLKTYYKHEFMAAMLTSESNKIESVARYIDEVRALEIEVMPPHINSSMQDFSVAEFKNQKGELEKKIVFGLGAVKGVGGEPIKNIIEERAKGDYKSLEDFISRVDFSKLTKKSLEPLVKSGSLDNLGYTRKTMLANLDLICDAGRAKDKANEMMQGGNSLFGAMEGGTKEQVILDMVDLGEHDAKTLLECEYETLGIHVSGNPLDEFKEEIKGFKNLVKSIDIEELEIGSQAYLLGKIMEVKKKIGKRSGKPYGTADILDRYGKFELMLFEKQLSALEELDINKPLVFKCKIEEQEEVARLRLFEILDLESAREVKIPKARYKDPEKQKEEVREIPPMEILASSSCSLAIVLENDVKKEFLRQIKESALKHQGKRPLYLIIKDKDKQFKIQSDLMVNEKIKDDFKGLEWRDLA, via the coding sequence ATGAAAGAGAATAAAGCCTTCACGCATTTGCACTTGCACACGGAATATTCGCTTTTAGACGGAGCGAACAAGATTAAAATCCTAGCCAAACGCGTTAAAGAATTGGGCATGAAAAGCGTGAGCGTAACTGATCATGGGAACATGTTTGGAGCGATTGATTTTTATACGAGCATGAAAAAAGAAGGCATTAAGCCTATCATCGGCATGGAAGCGTATATCCATAATGATGACAACCTTTCTAGCAAAGAAACCAAGCAACGCTTCCATTTATGCCTGTTCGCTAAAAACCAAGAGGGCTATGAAAATTTGATGTTCTTAAGCTCTATGGCGTATTTAGAAGGGTTTTATTATTTCCCGCGCATCAATAAAAAACTTCTAAAAGAGCATTCTAAAGGCATTATCGCTTCTAGCGCGTGCTTGCAAGGGGAAGTCAATTACCATTTGAATACCAATAATGAGAGAAACCGCAAGTATGGGGCTAAAGGCTATGATGAAGCTAAAAGAATCGCTTGCGAATACCAAGAGATTTTTGAAGACGATTTTTATTTAGAGATCATGCGCCATGGCATTTTAGATCAGCGATTCATTGATGAGCAAGTCATTAAAATGTCTTTAGAAACGGGGTTAAAAATCATTGCCACCAACGACACCCACTACACCATGCCTAATGACGCCAAGGCTCAAGAAGTGGCGATGTGCGTAGCGATGGGTAAAACCCTAAACGATAAGGGGCGCTTGAAACACTCCGTGCATGAGTTTTACATTAAATCCCCCGAAGAAATGGCAAAGCTCTTTGCAGATATTCCAGAAGCTTTAGAAAACACCCAAGAAATCGCTGATAAATGCGTTTTAGAGATTGATTTAAAAGACGATAAAAAGAACCCCCCAACCCCCCCAAGTTTCAAATTCACTAAAGCTTACGCTCAAAATGAGGGGTTGGATTTTGAAGATGACGCTTCTTATTTCGCTCATAAGGCCAGAGAGGGCTTGAAAGAGCGCTTAATTTTAGTGTCAAAAGAAAAGCATGATCAATACAAAGAGCGGCTAGAAAAAGAAATTGAAGTCATCACGAACATGAAATTCCCAGGGTATATGCTGATTGTGTGGGATTTTATCCGTTACGCTAAAGAAATGGGCATTCCTGTAGGGCCTGGTAGGGGGAGTGCGGCCGGGAGTTTGGTGGCTTTTGCTTTAAAAATCACGGATATTGACCCTTTGAAATACGATTTGCTCTTTGAAAGGTTTTTAAACCCTGAAAGAGTCAGCATGCCTGATATTGATACGGATTTTTGCCAGCGCCGGCGTAAGGAAATCATAGAATACATGATTGAAAAATACGGCAAATACAATGTGGCTCAAGTCATCACCTTTAATAAGATGTTGGCTAAAGGCGTGATCAGAGATGTCGCAAGGGTTTTGGACATGCCCTATAAAGAAGCCGATGATTTTGCCAAACTCATACCCAACCGCTTAGGCATCACGCTTAAGGGCTATGAAAAAAATGGCGAGTTCATAGAGGGGGCGTGGGAATTAGAGCCTAAAATCAAGGAATTAGTAGAGAGTAATGAATTAGCCAAACAAGTGTGGGAGTATTCGCTCAATTTAGAGAATTTAAACCGCAACGCAGGCGTGCATGCCGCAGCCTTAGTGGTGGATAGCCAAAAAGAGTTGTGGCACAAAACCCCCTTGTTTGCCTCTGAAAAGACCGGCGGTATCGTTACGCAATATTCCATGAAGTATTTAGAGCCGGTGGATTTGATCAAGTTTGACTTCTTGGGGCTTAAAACCTTGACCGTGATTGATGATGCGCTTAAAATCATTAAAACGCAACACAACATTGATGTGGATTTTTTAGCGTTGGATATGGACGATCCGAAAGTGTATAAAACGATCCAAAGCGGGGATACGGTGGGGATATTCCAAATTGAATCCGGAATGTTTCAGGGGCTTAACAAGCGCTTAAGGCCTTCAAGCTTTGAAGACATTATCGCCATTATTGCGCTAGGGAGACCGGGGCCTATGGAATCAGGCATGGTAGATGATTTTGTCAATAGAAAGCATGGCATTGAGCCTATCGCTTATGCGTTTAAAGAATTAGAGCCGATTTTAAAGCCCACTTACGGCACGATCGTCTATCAAGAGCAGGTGATGCAAATCGTGCAAACTATTGGCGGTTTTAGTTTGGGTGAAGCGGATCTCATCCGCCGCGCTATGGGGAAAAAAGACGCTCAGATCATGGCGGACAATAAAGCTAAGTTTGTAGAAGGCGCTAAAAATTTAGGGCATGATGGCCAAAAGGCGGCTAATTTGTGGGATTTGATCGTTAAATTTGCCGGCTATGGTTTCAACAAATCGCATTCGGCCGCTTATGCGATGATCACTTTCCAAACGGCGTATTTAAAGACTTATTACAAGCATGAGTTCATGGCAGCGATGCTCACTAGCGAATCCAATAAAATCGAATCCGTGGCGCGCTATATTGATGAGGTCAGGGCTTTAGAAATTGAAGTGATGCCCCCACACATCAATTCTTCCATGCAAGATTTCAGCGTGGCGGAGTTTAAAAATCAAAAGGGCGAGTTAGAAAAGAAAATCGTGTTTGGTTTGGGAGCGGTTAAAGGGGTTGGAGGTGAGCCGATTAAAAACATCATTGAAGAAAGGGCTAAAGGGGATTATAAGAGTTTGGAAGATTTTATTTCACGGGTGGATTTTTCTAAACTCACTAAAAAATCTTTAGAGCCATTAGTGAAATCAGGGAGCTTGGATAATTTAGGCTACACTAGAAAAACCATGCTCGCTAACTTGGATCTGATCTGTGATGCGGGGCGCGCTAAAGACAAGGCTAATGAAATGATGCAAGGGGGTAACTCCCTTTTTGGAGCCATGGAAGGCGGGACAAAAGAGCAGGTTATTTTGGATATGGTTGATTTGGGCGAACATGACGCTAAAACGCTTTTAGAATGCGAATACGAGACTTTAGGCATCCATGTTTCAGGCAATCCCTTAGACGAGTTTAAAGAAGAAATTAAGGGCTTTAAAAATTTAGTCAAAAGCATTGATATTGAAGAATTAGAAATCGGCTCGCAAGCTTATTTGCTGGGCAAAATCATGGAAGTCAAAAAGAAAATTGGCAAACGAAGCGGTAAGCCTTATGGCACAGCGGACATTTTGGACAGATACGGCAAGTTTGAGCTCATGCTGTTTGAAAAGCAATTGAGCGCTTTAGAAGAGTTGGATATTAATAAGCCTTTAGTGTTTAAATGCAAGATTGAAGAGCAAGAAGAGGTGGCGCGATTAAGGCTTTTTGAAATCTTGGATCTAGAGAGCGCTAGGGAGGTTAAAATCCCTAAAGCCCGCTATAAAGACCCTGAAAAGCAAAAAGAAGAGGTGCGCGAAATCCCCCCCATGGAAATACTCGCTTCCAGCTCTTGCTCTTTAGCGATCGTGTTAGAAAACGATGTGAAAAAAGAGTTTTTAAGACAAATCAAAGAGAGCGCTTTAAAACACCAGGGCAAACGCCCCTTGTATTTGATCATCAAAGATAAGGATAAGCAATTCAAAATCCAAAGCGATTTAATGGTAAATGAAAAGATTAAGGACGATTTTAAGGGGTTAGAGTGGAGGGATTTAGCTTGA
- a CDS encoding pseudouridine synthase, whose translation MEGFSLRINQFLAHYTKHSRREAEKLVLEGRVKINHEHAKLTSVVKENDRVFLDKRLIKPLKNKKFSVLVYHKPKGELVSKTDPLKRRVIYESLEKKYAHFAPVGRLDFASEGVLLLSDSKAVVSALMHANLEKEYLIKIQGFVTREMENAMQEGLKLENATKGAHQKTPIKSMEFAPFIGYEIIKNHAKYSKIRVVINEGKNRELRRFFAFFNAGVLDLRRVRYGFVNLNALPVGKMRFLNRQEYNELHAFMANRANTKGD comes from the coding sequence GTGGAGGGATTTAGCTTGAGGATCAACCAGTTTTTAGCCCACTACACCAAGCACTCAAGAAGAGAGGCTGAAAAATTGGTTTTAGAGGGGCGGGTGAAAATCAACCATGAGCATGCCAAACTCACTAGCGTGGTTAAAGAAAACGACAGGGTGTTTTTAGACAAGCGACTCATCAAGCCTTTAAAAAACAAAAAATTCAGCGTGCTGGTCTATCACAAGCCAAAGGGCGAATTAGTGAGTAAAACCGATCCCTTAAAACGGCGCGTGATTTATGAAAGCTTGGAGAAAAAATACGCCCATTTCGCGCCGGTGGGGCGTTTGGATTTTGCGAGCGAGGGGGTGCTATTATTGAGTGATAGTAAGGCGGTGGTGAGCGCTTTAATGCATGCGAATTTAGAAAAAGAGTATCTCATTAAAATTCAAGGCTTTGTTACAAGAGAGATGGAAAACGCCATGCAAGAGGGCTTGAAATTAGAAAACGCTACTAAGGGAGCGCACCAAAAAACCCCCATTAAAAGCATGGAATTTGCCCCCTTTATTGGTTATGAAATCATCAAAAACCATGCCAAATACTCCAAAATTAGAGTCGTTATCAATGAGGGGAAAAACAGAGAATTGAGGCGTTTTTTTGCGTTTTTTAACGCTGGGGTGTTGGATTTAAGGCGCGTTCGTTATGGTTTTGTGAATTTGAATGCCTTGCCGGTAGGGAAAATGCGGTTTTTAAACCGCCAAGAATACAATGAGTTGCATGCGTTTATGGCTAATAGGGCTAATACTAAAGGGGATTAG
- a CDS encoding thioredoxin family protein: MLEVINGKNYAEKIAHQAVVVNVGASWCPDCRKIEPIMENLAKTYKGKVEFFKVSFDESQDLKESLGIRKIPTLIFYKNAKEVGERLVEPSSQKPIEDALKALL, translated from the coding sequence ATGTTAGAAGTGATTAACGGGAAGAATTACGCAGAAAAAATCGCTCATCAAGCGGTAGTGGTCAATGTGGGGGCGAGTTGGTGCCCAGATTGCAGGAAGATTGAGCCGATTATGGAAAATTTAGCCAAAACTTACAAAGGCAAGGTGGAATTTTTTAAGGTTTCTTTTGATGAAAGCCAGGATCTCAAAGAGAGTTTAGGCATCCGCAAGATCCCTACTTTGATTTTTTACAAAAACGCCAAAGAAGTGGGTGAAAGGCTTGTAGAACCTAGCTCTCAAAAACCGATTGAAGACGCTCTAAAAGCGTTATTATAA
- the lpoB gene encoding penicillin-binding protein activator LpoB, which yields MVLKTKLKIISSVILSTLLWVGCSSEMATYQNVNDATKNTTASINSTDLLLTANAMLDSMFSDPNFEQLKGKHLIEVSDVINDTTQPNLDMNLLTTEIARQLRLRSNGRFNITRASGGSGIAADSRMVKQREKERESEEYNQDTTVEKGTLKAADLSLSGKVSSIAASISSSRQRLDYDFTLSLTNRKTGEEVWSDVKPIVKNASNKRMF from the coding sequence ATGGTATTGAAAACAAAATTAAAAATTATAAGCTCGGTGATTTTGAGCACTTTATTGTGGGTGGGTTGCTCAAGCGAGATGGCGACTTATCAAAATGTGAATGATGCCACTAAAAATACGACTGCAAGCATTAATAGCACGGATTTATTGCTAACCGCTAACGCGATGTTAGATTCCATGTTTAGCGACCCTAATTTTGAGCAACTCAAGGGCAAGCATTTGATTGAAGTTTCAGATGTGATTAACGACACCACGCAACCCAATTTGGACATGAATCTTTTGACGACTGAAATTGCGCGGCAGTTGCGGTTGCGATCTAATGGGAGGTTCAATATCACAAGGGCGAGCGGAGGGAGTGGCATTGCAGCGGACAGCCGAATGGTGAAGCAGCGCGAAAAAGAACGAGAGAGTGAAGAGTATAATCAAGACACCACTGTAGAAAAAGGCACTTTAAAAGCCGCTGATTTATCTTTAAGTGGTAAAGTATCTAGTATCGCAGCCTCTATTAGTAGTTCTAGGCAGCGCTTGGACTATGACTTCACCCTAAGCCTTACCAACAGGAAAACGGGTGAAGAGGTATGGAGCGATGTTAAGCCTATTGTGAAGAACGCTAGCAATAAGCGTATGTTTTAA
- a CDS encoding LPP20 family lipoprotein, which yields MKNQVKKILGMSVIAAMVIVGCSHAPKSGISKSNKAYKEATKGAPDWVVGDLEKVAKYEKYSGVFLGRAEDLITNNDVDYSTNQATAKARANLAANLKSTLQKDLENEKTRTVDASGKRSISGTDTEKISQLVDKELIASKMLARYVGKDRVFVLVGLDKQIVDKVREELGMVKK from the coding sequence ATGAAAAATCAAGTTAAAAAAATTTTAGGGATGAGTGTGATAGCAGCGATGGTGATCGTAGGTTGTAGTCATGCCCCAAAATCAGGTATCAGTAAAAGCAATAAGGCTTACAAAGAAGCGACTAAAGGCGCTCCTGATTGGGTAGTAGGGGATTTAGAAAAAGTGGCGAAGTATGAAAAATATTCAGGGGTCTTTTTAGGAAGGGCTGAAGATTTGATCACCAATAATGATGTGGATTATTCTACTAACCAGGCTACAGCGAAGGCTAGGGCTAATTTAGCGGCGAATTTAAAATCCACTTTACAAAAAGATTTGGAAAATGAAAAAACCAGAACGGTAGACGCTTCTGGTAAAAGGTCCATAAGCGGCACTGATACTGAAAAAATTTCTCAATTAGTGGATAAGGAATTGATCGCTTCTAAAATGCTTGCCCGCTATGTCGGTAAAGATAGGGTTTTTGTTTTAGTGGGCTTGGATAAGCAAATTGTGGATAAAGTGCGCGAAGAGTTGGGCATGGTTAAAAAGTAG
- a CDS encoding LPP20 family lipoprotein has product MKKIILACLMAFVGANLSAEPKWYGKAYNKTNTQKGYLYGSGSATSKEASKQKALADLVASISVVVNSQIHIQKSRVDNKLKSSDSQTINLKTDDLELNNVEIVNQEAQKGIYYTRVRINQNLFLQGLRDKYNALYGQFSTLMPKVCKGVFLQQSKSMGDLLAKAMPIERILKAYSVPVGSLENYEKIYYQNAFKPKVQITFDNNSDTEIKNALISAYARVLTPSDEEKLYQIKNEVFTDSANGTTRIRVVVSASDCQGTPVLNRSLEVDEKNKNFAITRLQSLLYKELKDYANKEGQGNTGL; this is encoded by the coding sequence ATGAAAAAGATTATTCTTGCATGCCTTATGGCTTTTGTGGGTGCTAATTTAAGCGCGGAGCCTAAGTGGTATGGCAAGGCCTATAACAAAACAAACACCCAAAAAGGCTATCTTTATGGGAGTGGTTCAGCCACTTCTAAAGAGGCTTCTAAACAAAAAGCGTTAGCGGATTTAGTGGCGTCTATTAGCGTGGTGGTTAATTCCCAAATCCATATCCAAAAAAGTCGTGTGGATAATAAGTTAAAATCCAGTGATTCGCAAACGATTAACTTAAAGACCGATGACTTGGAATTGAATAATGTAGAAATTGTCAATCAAGAAGCGCAAAAAGGGATCTACTACACCAGAGTAAGGATCAATCAAAACTTGTTTTTGCAGGGTTTAAGGGATAAGTATAACGCTCTTTATGGGCAGTTTTCCACCTTAATGCCTAAGGTTTGTAAAGGGGTTTTTTTACAGCAATCCAAGAGCATGGGGGATTTATTGGCTAAAGCGATGCCTATAGAAAGGATTTTAAAAGCGTATTCTGTTCCGGTGGGTTCGTTAGAAAATTATGAAAAAATCTATTATCAAAACGCTTTCAAACCTAAAGTGCAAATCACTTTTGATAACAACAGCGATACAGAGATTAAAAACGCTCTCATAAGCGCTTATGCCAGAGTGCTAACCCCTAGCGATGAAGAAAAACTCTATCAAATCAAAAATGAAGTTTTCACAGACAGCGCTAATGGCACCACACGCATTAGAGTGGTTGTTAGCGCGAGCGATTGTCAAGGCACGCCCGTATTGAATAGAAGCCTTGAAGTGGATGAAAAGAATAAGAATTTTGCTATCACGCGCTTGCAATCTTTGCTTTATAAAGAACTGAAAGATTATGCCAATAAAGAAGGGCAAGGCAATACGGGGTTATAA
- a CDS encoding tyrosine-type recombinase/integrase, with product MPHNKLTKSQRELFCNLKAFLYTKAKNFTPIQDVKDMALILDTQDKILKCHNIEQLKQLCHILYNQGIKHTIMMQGLFLFFNYFKDNLKLRSFRMLSEEQVINFLFELAQNRKPSSMAKYVMYLRQFFDYLDRKRRYSFDFTLKNLAFAKTKESLPRHLNDKDLKSFLKTLLDYKPATSFEKRNKCILLIVILGGLRKCEVLNIELKHIQVEEQNYSILIQGKGRKERKAYIKKSLLEPSLNAWLSDEYRLKYFNGAYLFKKDKQKAQNSLTLYNFIPLIFKLAQIKHYKQYGTGLHLFRHSFATLIYQETQDLVLTSRALGHSSLLSTKIYIHTTQEHNKKVALVFDSLIENKK from the coding sequence ATGCCACATAACAAACTCACTAAATCTCAGAGAGAACTCTTTTGTAATCTCAAAGCCTTTTTATACACTAAGGCTAAAAACTTCACGCCCATTCAAGATGTGAAGGATATGGCTTTAATCCTAGACACACAAGATAAAATCTTAAAATGTCATAATATAGAGCAATTAAAACAACTCTGTCATATTCTTTATAATCAAGGCATTAAACACACTATAATGATGCAAGGCTTGTTTTTATTCTTTAACTATTTTAAAGATAATCTCAAATTAAGAAGTTTTAGAATGCTTAGCGAAGAGCAAGTGATTAACTTTCTCTTTGAACTCGCTCAAAATAGAAAACCCAGCTCTATGGCTAAGTATGTGATGTATTTAAGACAATTCTTTGATTATTTGGATAGAAAAAGGCGTTATAGCTTTGATTTTACGCTTAAAAACCTAGCCTTTGCTAAGACCAAAGAAAGCTTACCCAGACATTTAAACGATAAAGACTTAAAGAGTTTTTTAAAAACACTCTTAGACTATAAGCCAGCTACAAGCTTTGAAAAACGCAATAAGTGTATTCTACTTATTGTAATACTTGGGGGACTTAGAAAATGCGAAGTGTTAAACATAGAATTAAAACACATTCAAGTAGAAGAGCAAAACTACTCTATTTTAATTCAAGGTAAAGGTAGAAAAGAGAGAAAAGCTTATATTAAAAAGAGTTTGTTAGAACCAAGCTTGAATGCTTGGCTTAGTGATGAATATAGACTAAAATATTTTAATGGGGCATATCTTTTTAAAAAAGACAAACAAAAAGCACAAAATTCTTTAACGCTTTATAACTTTATCCCCTTAATCTTTAAACTAGCTCAAATCAAACACTATAAGCAATATGGCACAGGCTTACATCTATTTAGGCATAGTTTTGCAACACTCATTTATCAAGAAACCCAAGACTTAGTTTTAACTTCAAGGGCGTTAGGGCATAGCTCCTTACTCTCTACTAAGATTTATATTCATACCACACAAGAGCATAACAAGAAAGTGGCTCTTGTGTTTGATAGTTTGATAGAGAACAAGAAGTAA
- a CDS encoding nucleotidyl transferase AbiEii/AbiGii toxin family protein, translated as MSFLSIPINEKSLSFIKNNFQAQIQALEQFYPIIKNALNLGLNPSSIKFGGGTALSMYYFQHRLSFDIDLFVNDAQCLGFFSPKLWIDNCSHFDSTRYIDQHNHIGVTNKDNIKIDVLVDYASNEGYVDNSKKIFAFDIHIESLENIIAKKITFRKTDNKTRDIFDIAVALHNDNNLFDKLLSSQKITKQDLLTLQNSLQELDKKRYSIEIDMVEPISHYKDLSLSAYDFLIDKIDQIKTATYSNSHDNADDLDNSNEYTPTPKRRR; from the coding sequence ATGTCCTTTCTATCAATCCCTATCAATGAAAAGAGCCTTAGTTTTATCAAAAACAACTTTCAAGCTCAAATTCAAGCCCTAGAACAATTTTATCCCATTATTAAAAATGCTTTGAATTTAGGGCTTAATCCTAGTAGTATTAAGTTTGGAGGAGGCACAGCTTTGAGCATGTATTACTTCCAGCATAGATTAAGCTTTGATATTGATTTGTTTGTCAATGATGCTCAATGTTTGGGATTTTTTAGCCCTAAATTATGGATAGATAATTGCAGTCATTTTGATAGCACAAGATACATAGACCAACATAATCATATAGGCGTAACGAATAAAGACAACATTAAAATAGATGTTTTAGTGGATTATGCTAGTAATGAGGGATATGTAGATAATTCTAAAAAGATTTTTGCTTTTGATATTCATATAGAAAGTTTAGAAAATATTATCGCTAAAAAGATTACTTTTAGAAAAACTGATAATAAAACAAGAGATATTTTTGATATAGCAGTGGCTTTGCATAATGACAATAATTTATTTGACAAGCTTTTAAGTTCTCAAAAAATAACTAAGCAAGACTTACTAACTCTTCAAAATTCTTTGCAAGAGTTAGATAAAAAGCGTTATAGCATAGAAATAGATATGGTAGAACCCATTTCACATTATAAAGACCTTTCTTTAAGTGCTTATGATTTTTTAATAGACAAAATAGACCAAATTAAAACAGCGACTTACTCAAATTCCCATGACAACGCAGATGATTTAGACAATTCCAATGAATACACCCCCACACCTAAGCGTAGACGATAA